From the genome of Flavobacterium sediminis:
AAAGAAGCATTGCCAAAACCGGAGGATGCCGGTGAAGATTACGAAACGGAATACAAAGAAATAGATAACATTATCAACAATCCGAATCCGGCTTGGACCAAACAACCTTCGGATCTGACGGATGAAGATTATAAGAGTTTTTACCGCGAATTGTATCCGATGCAGTTTGATGAGCCTTTATTCAACATTCACCTGAATGTAGATTATCCGTTCAACTTAACCGGAATTTTATATTTCCCTAAATTATCGAACGATTTACAAATTCAGAAAGATAAAATTCAATTGTACCAGAATCAGGTTTTTGTAACGGACAATGTAGAAGGGATCGTTCCGGAATTCTTAACCATGTTAAAAGGTGTTATTGATTCGCCGGACATTCCGTTAAACGTTTCCCGTTCGTATTTACAAGCTGATGGTAATGTGAAAAAGATCTCAAACTACATTACCCGTAAAGTTTCCGATAAACTAAAATCGTTATTCAATGAAAATAGAGAGGATTTTGAGCAAAAATGGAATGACATCAAAATCGTTTTAGAATACGGAATGCTTTCGGAACCTAAATTCTACGAAAAAGCAGGCGACTTTGCATTATATCCTACTACCGAAGGGAAATACTATACTTTAGCCGAATTAAAAGAAACTTTGGCACCTACACAAACGGACAAAGACGGTAATCTGATTGTACTATATGCTTCTAACCAGGAAATGCAACACAGTTATATTGAAGCTGCCAAAGAAAAAGGATACGAAGTATTAATATTAGACTCTCCTATTGTTTCGCATTTGATCCAGAAATTAGAAGCTGATAATGAAAAACTAACCTTTGCTCGTGTAGATGCAGATCACGTAGAGAATTTAATCAAAAAAGAAGAAGAACAAATTTCAAGACTTTCGGAAGGCGAAAAAACAAAATTGAAAGACTATCTTGAAACGGTTGTTCCAAAAGAAAAATACAGCGTTCAATTAGAGGCAATGGACAGCAAATCTGCTCCGTTCATCATCACGCAACCGGAATTCATGCGAAGAATGAAAGAAATGAGCCAAACCGGTGGTGGCGGAATGTTCGGAATGGGGAACTTGCCTGAAATGTATAATCTAATAGTAAATACTAATTCTGACTTGGCCGGTTCTATTT
Proteins encoded in this window:
- the htpG gene encoding molecular chaperone HtpG; amino-acid sequence: MSSGKINVSVENIFPLIKKFLYSDHEIFLRELISNATDATLKLKHLTSIGEATVEYGDPMIEVKIDAEGKKLHIIDQGLGMTADEVKKYINQIAFSGAEEFLEKYKDTAKDSGVIGHFGLGFYSAFMVANKVEIITKSYKEEPAAHWTCDGSPEFTLETADKTDRGTEIILHIADDSTEFLEESRIRELLVKYNKFMPIPIKFGTRKEALPKPEDAGEDYETEYKEIDNIINNPNPAWTKQPSDLTDEDYKSFYRELYPMQFDEPLFNIHLNVDYPFNLTGILYFPKLSNDLQIQKDKIQLYQNQVFVTDNVEGIVPEFLTMLKGVIDSPDIPLNVSRSYLQADGNVKKISNYITRKVSDKLKSLFNENREDFEQKWNDIKIVLEYGMLSEPKFYEKAGDFALYPTTEGKYYTLAELKETLAPTQTDKDGNLIVLYASNQEMQHSYIEAAKEKGYEVLILDSPIVSHLIQKLEADNEKLTFARVDADHVENLIKKEEEQISRLSEGEKTKLKDYLETVVPKEKYSVQLEAMDSKSAPFIITQPEFMRRMKEMSQTGGGGMFGMGNLPEMYNLIVNTNSDLAGSILNVENETEKSALVKQALDLAKLSQGLLKGEELTAFVKRSFETLK